One window of Methanobrevibacter woesei genomic DNA carries:
- a CDS encoding FeoA family protein gives MTRTLNDVAPGEEVTLKTYHEGGDLELRRHLLGMGFVKGSKIKVERVAPLGDPVKLRIKGYSVCLRKEEAKNIEVQ, from the coding sequence ATTACAAGAACTTTAAATGATGTTGCACCTGGTGAAGAAGTAACTTTAAAAACTTATCATGAAGGTGGGGATCTTGAATTAAGAAGACATCTTTTAGGTATGGGATTTGTTAAAGGTTCTAAAATTAAAGTAGAAAGAGTTGCACCTTTGGGAGATCCAGTAAAACTTAGAATAAAAGGTTATTCAGTTTGCCTTCGTAAAGAAGAAGCAAAAAATATTGAAGTCCAATAA
- a CDS encoding adhesin: protein MKKPGFLKKFTIIDYLIIIVVIVAIIFAVVEISSPNQSEDESSSYDSSTFNKVVENYLKYYLTGNIVTTTVEGINASNNEPVSLNGNIIWMDDNSGNNLKVLVESNGNEYLLGEYQDIPNADIYLNRMTLTVDGSIYPNLTEVMISPMNVTSLSQLTDSLGNKTNYEISTTVTVDSIDSSSFQEAENALYSDNHRISIKSTNTGLNEQLKIIRATSDEINLVSGILGNIDGTSDEITIRIYNCTNQDLENIENNFNVLNVKTF from the coding sequence ATGAAAAAGCCAGGATTTTTAAAAAAATTTACAATTATTGATTATCTAATAATAATAGTTGTTATAGTTGCAATCATATTTGCAGTAGTAGAAATTAGTTCACCTAATCAAAGTGAAGATGAAAGTTCTTCCTATGATTCATCAACCTTTAACAAGGTTGTAGAAAATTATTTAAAATATTATCTTACTGGAAATATAGTTACAACAACTGTTGAAGGTATTAATGCAAGCAATAACGAACCAGTTTCTTTAAATGGAAATATCATATGGATGGATGATAATTCCGGAAATAACCTTAAGGTACTTGTTGAGTCTAATGGAAATGAATATCTCTTAGGAGAATATCAGGACATCCCTAATGCAGATATATATTTAAATAGAATGACACTTACTGTAGATGGAAGCATTTACCCTAATTTAACTGAAGTAATGATTAGTCCAATGAATGTAACTTCTTTAAGCCAGTTAACAGATTCACTTGGAAATAAAACCAATTATGAAATATCCACAACAGTAACTGTTGATTCAATAGACAGTTCCAGTTTCCAAGAAGCAGAAAATGCACTTTACAGTGACAACCATAGGATTTCAATTAAATCAACAAATACTGGTTTAAATGAACAGTTAAAAATAATAAGGGCTACTTCAGATGAAATAAATTTAGTTAGTGGAATTCTTGGAAATATTGATGGAACTAGCGATGAAATAACCATTAGAATTTATAACTGCACTAATCAGGACTTAGAAAACATTGAAAACAACTTTAATGTTCTTAATGTTAAAACCTTTTAA
- a CDS encoding SAM-dependent methyltransferase HcgC family protein, producing the protein MKIEEIDTGITEEVFTIKSQTKLIDIFNSIIDKKSQVSYEWVLDLDIDKNSKIIVIGTYFTGIGIVKKLAKTFNDVLLIDIYPHLKEFINVPIGDILTDEEKDNISFSSDLDLIYSGDVVIDTTGFGGITVEQSSKFDVKGFLIEDPVAEDNDILLKNKNNIYDRINAVKSENKAIIKTHGINTKTSGTMTLTIGVLTNALNKSLKKEGVLYSACEMGFFEEVIFKEKDIAKFIELTDKQAMKISTINPFDCDDLLNEEIDKINSKIITQ; encoded by the coding sequence ATGAAAATAGAAGAAATTGACACAGGAATTACAGAAGAAGTATTTACAATCAAATCACAAACAAAATTAATAGATATTTTTAATAGCATAATTGATAAAAAAAGTCAAGTTAGCTATGAATGGGTTTTAGATTTAGATATTGATAAAAACTCTAAAATTATTGTTATTGGAACTTATTTTACAGGCATTGGTATTGTTAAAAAACTAGCTAAAACTTTCAATGATGTTTTATTAATAGATATTTATCCCCACCTCAAAGAATTTATTAATGTGCCAATAGGGGATATATTAACAGATGAAGAAAAAGATAACATCTCATTTTCATCAGATTTAGATTTAATATATAGTGGAGATGTTGTTATTGATACAACAGGTTTTGGAGGAATAACTGTTGAACAATCCTCTAAATTTGATGTGAAAGGTTTCTTAATAGAAGATCCTGTGGCTGAAGATAATGACATATTACTTAAAAACAAAAACAACATTTATGATAGAATAAATGCAGTTAAAAGTGAAAATAAAGCTATTATTAAAACTCATGGAATAAACACAAAAACATCTGGAACTATGACTTTAACTATTGGTGTTTTAACAAATGCTTTAAATAAATCTCTTAAAAAAGAAGGTGTTTTATATTCTGCTTGTGAAATGGGATTTTTTGAAGAGGTTATTTTTAAAGAAAAGGATATAGCTAAATTCATTGAACTAACTGATAAACAGGCCATGAAAATTTCCACCATCAATCCATTTGACTGTGATGATTTGCTAAATGAGGAAATAGATAAAATCAATTCTAAAATAATTACTCAATGA
- the feoB gene encoding ferrous iron transport protein B: MKNCIVGLAGNPNVGKTTVFNQLTGMHQHVGNWPGKTVERAEGHFDYNDVRFDVVDLPGNYALSAHSIEEIVSRDFIIDGDSDVIVNVVDAANLERNLYLTVQMMELGANLVMALNMNDFAQKKGHIIDIKAMSELLGFPVIEISAKDKTGFDELLSTVKKQASKPKDTSVKLAYGDELKEHVEEIRVLIEKDNSLNDVSSFWTAVKLLENDEIVLEKVKNSSSGNKIMDKVNAVSKHLQDIYGEVPEEVIANARYAYIDGLIKETVQKPAVEKPTLTDKIDNIVTNRILGFPIFLVIMYILFQVVVNVATPFMDLIDGGFAWLGDSILAITGESILGSFLVDGIIGGVGGVLVFLPQIVLMFLAISILEDSGYLARAAFVMDKIMHKFVGLHGKAFIPLILGFGCGVPAVMATRTMEHESDRLLSMLLVPFMSCTARLPVYALFISAFFSAYQGEMLFAIYLLGIIVAIIVAAILKRTMFKGLSSPFVMELPTYKVPSLKGVLLHTWEKSKGFIRKAGTIILAASIIIWVLSSVPFGVEYGSQESAIGQIGTAIAPIFAPLGFGEWQPAVALIFGIVAKEVVVGTFSSLFGVAEEGAGIEGAVHELFTPLSAFSFMVFVLLYIPCFAALGTIKSETNGWKWPLTMAAVTLVTAYVVSLIVYWGGLALGFT, encoded by the coding sequence ATGAAGAATTGTATTGTAGGATTAGCGGGAAACCCAAATGTCGGTAAAACTACAGTATTCAATCAATTAACAGGTATGCATCAGCATGTAGGAAATTGGCCCGGTAAAACTGTTGAAAGGGCAGAAGGTCATTTTGATTATAATGATGTTCGTTTTGATGTTGTTGATTTGCCTGGTAATTATGCATTAAGTGCTCATTCAATTGAAGAAATCGTTTCTAGGGATTTCATTATTGATGGGGACTCTGATGTAATAGTTAATGTTGTAGATGCTGCTAATTTAGAGCGTAATTTATATTTAACAGTTCAAATGATGGAATTGGGTGCTAATTTAGTAATGGCGCTAAATATGAATGATTTCGCTCAAAAAAAGGGACATATTATTGATATTAAAGCAATGAGTGAATTGCTTGGTTTTCCTGTCATTGAAATAAGTGCTAAAGATAAAACAGGCTTTGATGAATTATTAAGCACTGTTAAAAAACAAGCTAGCAAGCCTAAGGATACTAGTGTAAAATTAGCTTATGGAGATGAATTAAAAGAACATGTAGAAGAAATAAGAGTTTTAATAGAAAAGGATAATTCTTTGAATGATGTTTCTTCTTTCTGGACAGCTGTTAAATTACTTGAAAATGATGAAATTGTACTTGAAAAAGTAAAAAATTCAAGTAGTGGTAATAAAATTATGGATAAGGTGAATGCAGTTTCAAAACACCTTCAGGATATATATGGAGAAGTGCCTGAAGAAGTAATTGCAAATGCAAGGTATGCATACATTGATGGCCTTATTAAAGAAACTGTACAAAAACCTGCTGTTGAAAAACCAACTTTAACAGATAAAATTGATAATATTGTAACTAACAGAATTTTAGGATTCCCTATATTTTTAGTTATAATGTATATTTTATTCCAAGTTGTAGTTAATGTGGCCACACCATTTATGGATCTTATTGATGGAGGATTTGCATGGCTTGGTGATTCAATTTTGGCAATTACTGGCGAATCAATTCTCGGATCCTTTTTAGTTGATGGTATCATTGGTGGTGTAGGTGGAGTACTTGTGTTCTTGCCACAAATTGTATTGATGTTTTTAGCAATCAGTATTCTTGAAGATAGTGGTTATCTTGCAAGAGCTGCTTTTGTTATGGATAAGATCATGCATAAGTTTGTAGGTCTCCACGGTAAAGCATTTATTCCACTTATATTAGGATTCGGTTGTGGTGTTCCAGCGGTTATGGCAACAAGGACAATGGAACATGAATCTGACCGTTTATTATCAATGTTACTTGTTCCATTTATGTCTTGTACTGCTAGATTGCCAGTATATGCATTATTTATTTCAGCATTCTTCTCTGCATATCAAGGAGAAATGTTATTTGCAATCTACTTGTTAGGTATTATTGTAGCTATTATTGTTGCAGCTATACTTAAAAGAACAATGTTTAAAGGATTATCTTCTCCATTTGTTATGGAGCTTCCAACATATAAAGTTCCATCACTTAAAGGTGTTCTTTTACACACTTGGGAAAAATCCAAAGGATTTATTAGAAAAGCAGGTACTATTATATTAGCTGCTTCAATTATCATATGGGTATTAAGTAGTGTACCATTCGGTGTTGAATATGGATCTCAGGAAAGTGCAATTGGTCAAATCGGTACTGCAATAGCACCAATATTTGCTCCACTTGGATTTGGAGAATGGCAACCTGCCGTAGCATTAATATTCGGTATTGTTGCTAAGGAGGTGGTTGTAGGAACATTCAGTTCCCTATTCGGAGTAGCCGAGGAAGGTGCCGGTATAGAAGGTGCTGTTCATGAGTTGTTCACCCCATTATCTGCATTCTCATTTATGGTCTTTGTATTGTTATACATACCATGTTTTGCAGCCCTTGGTACAATCAAATCAGAAACTAATGGTTGGAAATGGCCATTAACTATGGCAGCCGTTACCTTGGTAACTGCATATGTTGTTTCATTAATTGTTTACTGGGGCGGTTTGGCATTAGGTTTCACATAG
- a CDS encoding UPF0254 family protein produces the protein MIKIATAECFTHGKIGNELHALGQSYEGKFGCEYIKNPEKYGGFNYSEISVTCSLFIPTIDAVKTILRVPNPPEPKELIKGIKVYDEYGDKEVSKVMAKAVKKLTNCDIAIGTTAGIGRGGISVVTDELEITTTTNINADLRENNSFDLLKRQESGIKKAIEIILLLLNNDFKKLESIENIEIIKK, from the coding sequence ATGATTAAAATAGCAACTGCTGAATGTTTTACTCACGGAAAAATAGGTAATGAATTACATGCCCTTGGACAAAGTTATGAAGGAAAATTCGGCTGTGAATATATAAAAAATCCTGAAAAATATGGTGGATTTAACTACAGTGAAATTTCAGTTACCTGCAGCCTATTTATTCCAACTATTGATGCTGTAAAAACTATTTTAAGAGTTCCAAACCCTCCAGAACCAAAAGAGCTTATTAAAGGAATTAAAGTTTATGATGAATATGGAGATAAAGAAGTTTCCAAAGTAATGGCCAAAGCTGTTAAAAAATTAACTAATTGTGATATAGCTATTGGAACAACTGCAGGCATTGGACGTGGAGGAATATCTGTAGTTACCGATGAACTGGAAATAACAACCACAACTAACATTAATGCAGACTTACGTGAAAATAATAGTTTTGATTTACTTAAACGTCAAGAAAGCGGCATAAAAAAAGCTATTGAAATAATATTACTACTTTTAAATAACGATTTTAAGAAATTAGAATCTATTGAAAATATTGAAATTATTAAAAAATAG
- a CDS encoding DUF3236 domain-containing protein produces MAFEEIIKNAYEESENNCRFGDKVEEITAIQNYIKNSKKIYIPNKNGIKVEVLNEVLNEYGLPTARILQINTNAADASRIPALAKAYMALDQSDADLIIARGRLGVPGSGSFLIFMDNKGRILTAGTSPSHVVHNKTLEEAVYNEANEALIKIGFKKVKE; encoded by the coding sequence ATGGCTTTTGAAGAAATTATTAAAAATGCATATGAAGAATCAGAAAATAATTGCAGATTTGGAGATAAAGTAGAGGAAATAACTGCAATCCAGAATTATATAAAAAACTCTAAAAAGATTTACATTCCTAATAAAAATGGAATAAAAGTAGAAGTTTTAAATGAAGTTTTAAATGAATATGGATTACCTACAGCTAGAATATTACAAATTAATACTAATGCTGCAGATGCAAGTAGAATTCCTGCTTTAGCAAAAGCATACATGGCTCTAGATCAAAGTGATGCAGATTTAATAATAGCTAGAGGTCGTTTAGGAGTTCCTGGCTCTGGTTCTTTTTTAATTTTTATGGATAATAAAGGTAGAATTTTAACTGCAGGAACATCACCTTCACATGTTGTTCATAATAAAACATTAGAAGAAGCCGTGTATAATGAAGCTAATGAAGCCTTAATAAAAATTGGTTTTAAAAAGGTTAAAGAATGA
- a CDS encoding 4Fe-4S binding protein: MIKIDYEECAVCEQCLEMCPEEAIIKKAFKVEITEDKCTFCYNCLDCCPVGAIYEED, from the coding sequence ATGATAAAAATTGATTACGAGGAATGTGCCGTCTGTGAACAATGTTTAGAAATGTGTCCAGAAGAAGCGATTATTAAAAAAGCATTCAAAGTAGAAATTACTGAAGACAAATGCACTTTTTGTTATAATTGTTTAGACTGCTGTCCAGTTGGTGCAATATATGAAGAAGATTAA
- a CDS encoding Nif3-like dinuclear metal center hexameric protein: protein MLLKDICKFIETKIPLKYALASDKIGFADEYDLNLEINSVKVLMDLFKEDDDKFDEKTLIITHHPPIFKPKTPTYTIHSSWDIIKGGANEALADSLNLEVVDVFHAQTGIGRLCKFNGTYHDLEEIIKENFPQENTRIVNKPKLNDKIEKVAIVSGFGLKNPDYIKLAKDKKVDIFISGDLTQETAVLAKNNNLTLIDLGHHNSEIPGLYKLGEIISSCGVNVEVINKGEPWNKL from the coding sequence ATGTTACTTAAGGATATCTGTAAATTTATTGAAACTAAAATACCATTAAAATATGCACTAGCTAGTGACAAAATTGGATTTGCAGATGAGTATGATTTGAATCTTGAAATTAATTCTGTTAAAGTGTTAATGGATTTGTTTAAGGAAGATGATGATAAATTTGATGAAAAAACATTAATCATTACACATCATCCGCCCATTTTCAAACCAAAAACACCCACTTATACAATCCACTCAAGTTGGGATATAATCAAAGGTGGTGCAAATGAAGCTTTAGCAGATAGCTTAAATTTAGAAGTTGTTGATGTTTTCCATGCCCAAACTGGAATTGGAAGACTTTGCAAATTTAATGGAACTTATCACGATTTAGAAGAAATCATTAAAGAAAATTTCCCTCAGGAAAATACAAGAATTGTAAATAAACCTAAGTTAAATGATAAAATAGAAAAAGTAGCTATTGTTTCTGGTTTTGGTCTTAAAAATCCAGATTACATAAAATTAGCTAAAGACAAAAAAGTAGACATATTTATTTCTGGAGATTTGACTCAGGAAACTGCAGTTCTTGCCAAAAATAACAATTTAACATTAATTGATTTAGGCCACCACAATAGTGAAATTCCAGGCCTTTATAAACTTGGAGAAATCATATCTTCATGTGGTGTAAATGTAGAAGTTATAAATAAAGGAGAACCTTGGAATAAATTATAG
- a CDS encoding oligosaccharide repeat unit polymerase family protein codes for MSYIYTKLTHIINRISDEFHRSLIFRVIFSILSFIENQWVNSYFKKLYPGENFLGFVKKNKILNTYIFSPLIVLVIFAAFLLLSLTPVSDSLVMTIIIAFIAFFIGAVIVPKFLLNKEFEKPLIDFNEKDIYSIGFCLILVAIVFFFISVASVGGIPILQPSIRYLLIPAFTMPVFLIIPGVCILAGVYLKYYQDGKITRSQARFRLLLLTAISCGFLLALGYRTPLLAVLLIMIIIGYYGNLLSMWEVVAGAILGVCAIIGIGYFRSVEEYTVTTATNPFYTLQSRADFTLHVLDHLNLIGGLTGATHGEMLASSIPGSELGPRMLVGKLIAWRTEVTVTPTLIGQMVADFGKIGVAIEMLILGSTLGIGFKIMRKTKNYFYISLYSLVLTYTILGVETGILDIQVLVYFIAAIFIYLVYIFRAHYAK; via the coding sequence ATGAGCTATATCTACACTAAATTAACCCATATAATAAATAGAATATCTGATGAATTCCACAGATCTCTAATATTTAGAGTAATCTTTTCAATACTTAGTTTTATTGAAAATCAATGGGTCAATAGCTATTTTAAAAAACTATATCCTGGTGAAAACTTTTTAGGATTTGTTAAAAAGAATAAAATCCTAAATACCTATATTTTCTCACCTTTAATTGTTTTAGTTATTTTTGCAGCATTCTTATTGTTATCACTAACACCTGTCAGCGACAGTCTAGTTATGACTATAATTATTGCATTTATTGCCTTTTTTATTGGTGCCGTTATAGTTCCAAAATTTCTATTAAATAAAGAATTTGAAAAACCCTTAATTGATTTCAATGAAAAAGATATTTATTCCATTGGTTTTTGTTTAATACTTGTAGCAATTGTATTTTTCTTCATAAGTGTTGCTTCTGTTGGTGGAATTCCAATATTACAGCCATCAATAAGATATTTATTAATACCTGCATTTACCATGCCAGTATTTTTAATAATCCCTGGAGTTTGTATACTAGCTGGAGTTTATCTTAAATACTATCAAGATGGAAAAATAACAAGATCACAGGCAAGATTTAGATTGCTTTTATTAACAGCAATCAGTTGTGGATTCTTATTAGCTTTAGGTTATAGAACTCCATTACTTGCAGTTCTTCTAATTATGATTATTATTGGATATTATGGAAACCTCCTATCAATGTGGGAAGTTGTTGCTGGAGCCATTTTAGGAGTTTGTGCAATTATTGGAATTGGATACTTCAGATCTGTTGAGGAATATACAGTAACTACCGCAACAAATCCTTTTTACACTTTACAGTCAAGAGCAGACTTTACTTTACATGTACTTGACCATTTAAATTTAATTGGAGGTTTAACTGGTGCAACACATGGAGAAATGTTAGCCAGTTCAATACCGGGAAGTGAATTAGGGCCTAGAATGCTTGTTGGAAAATTAATCGCATGGAGAACTGAAGTTACAGTTACACCAACTTTAATCGGACAGATGGTTGCTGATTTTGGAAAAATAGGAGTAGCTATTGAGATGTTAATCCTTGGATCAACTTTAGGAATTGGATTTAAAATAATGAGAAAAACTAAAAATTATTTTTATATTTCATTATACAGCTTAGTTTTAACCTACACCATTTTAGGTGTTGAAACAGGAATTTTAGATATTCAAGTTCTTGTTTACTTTATTGCAGCTATTTTCATATATTTAGTTTATATTTTTAGAGCACATTATGCTAAATAG
- a CDS encoding SAM-dependent methyltransferase, translated as MNEKCTFENLSEKIDDLNPCGNCQDVQIKKFTPIKDFADYDKLNNDYKRCSCGKRPLDVVMAHILKIMVEEGIVSEKANLRRNSPIPLPAFCFSSLNPQFIGKDSLILIHSDFDKEVASRIFNEVLEVKGVLKGDLSKTIGIFDKDSTEETYEILAGDDSRCDVLRTLIKKDDKLVKIIINKFQSVNHIEVASTTEEKLLKLYNYLENNDVGKVIAIDGMCGSGAIGIFLMHYGFEKVIFNDINPKLVEITLDNIITNNIDGNYEILNCAFEDLDITGLDLCIIDMYPGANIEKIKEKANKIANDVLII; from the coding sequence ATGAATGAAAAATGCACCTTTGAAAACTTATCTGAAAAAATAGATGATTTAAATCCTTGTGGGAACTGTCAGGATGTACAGATAAAGAAATTCACTCCAATTAAAGATTTTGCTGATTATGATAAATTGAATAATGATTATAAACGTTGTTCTTGTGGAAAGAGACCCCTTGATGTTGTAATGGCACACATATTAAAAATAATGGTTGAAGAAGGAATCGTAAGTGAAAAAGCTAATTTAAGAAGAAATTCTCCAATTCCTCTTCCTGCATTTTGTTTCAGTTCTTTAAATCCTCAGTTTATTGGAAAAGATTCATTAATATTAATTCATTCTGATTTTGATAAAGAAGTAGCTAGTAGAATTTTTAATGAAGTTTTGGAAGTTAAGGGTGTATTAAAAGGGGACTTGTCAAAAACTATTGGGATATTTGATAAAGATTCAACAGAAGAAACATATGAAATACTCGCTGGGGATGATTCAAGGTGCGATGTATTGAGAACTTTAATCAAAAAAGATGATAAACTTGTTAAAATAATCATAAACAAATTTCAATCAGTTAATCATATTGAAGTAGCTAGTACAACAGAAGAAAAATTATTAAAGCTTTATAATTATCTTGAAAATAATGATGTTGGTAAGGTCATAGCTATTGATGGAATGTGTGGTTCAGGAGCTATTGGGATATTTTTAATGCACTATGGGTTTGAAAAAGTAATATTTAATGATATTAATCCTAAACTAGTTGAAATTACCCTAGATAATATCATTACTAATAATATTGATGGAAATTATGAGATTTTAAATTGTGCATTTGAAGATTTAGATATAACTGGTCTGGATTTATGTATTATAGATATGTATCCTGGAGCAAATATTGAAAAAATAAAAGAAAAAGCTAATAAAATAGCTAATGATGTGTTAATTATTTAA
- a CDS encoding tripartite tricarboxylate transporter permease: MFELVIACLLGIGIGTITGMTPGIHVNTAGAILFAVSTILLSFVSPEFLCVLMVSMSIAHALLEFIPSMLLGVPEEGTALSVLPGHKMVLEGRSKEAIRIVSIGGFGAIIVTILLLPIFAIVLPPTYELLKPVTWILLLIASIYLIYKVTSTLKGFLWSLLLFILSGILGWIIFQAPLSSGISLMCVFSGLFGISTILFSLNDNSTIPHQNKFYDLDIDNAKIKSIITGGTTGAILGFLPGFGPAQGSVIAQSASGQSNNDDENTTNFLLAISGLNTSDCLFSLIAIYLIGNPRSGIAVYMSYLISEFNLSHLIVFIFASLIAVSLSLALCLKLGDSFSKLMSGIDYRKLSIAVIILQVILLYIFGLYYQAPLPYLTLMLVTSAAMGLLPHYLDVGKSHLMGVLIIPAIIIYMQMFQS, from the coding sequence ATGTTTGAGTTAGTTATTGCATGTTTATTAGGCATTGGTATTGGAACAATAACTGGAATGACTCCAGGAATACATGTAAATACTGCAGGAGCAATCTTATTTGCAGTTTCAACAATTCTTTTATCTTTTGTAAGCCCAGAATTTCTTTGCGTTCTAATGGTTTCAATGTCTATAGCTCATGCACTTCTAGAATTTATACCATCAATGCTTTTAGGCGTTCCAGAAGAAGGAACTGCACTTTCAGTCCTTCCAGGACATAAAATGGTTTTAGAAGGAAGATCAAAAGAAGCTATTCGCATAGTATCAATAGGTGGATTTGGAGCAATTATTGTAACAATATTACTTCTCCCAATTTTTGCAATTGTTTTACCACCCACCTATGAATTATTAAAACCAGTGACATGGATTTTACTTTTAATTGCATCAATTTACTTAATTTATAAAGTTACAAGCACTCTAAAAGGATTTCTATGGTCTCTTTTACTTTTTATCCTATCAGGAATTTTAGGCTGGATTATATTCCAAGCCCCATTATCTTCAGGCATTTCATTGATGTGTGTATTTTCAGGATTATTTGGAATTAGCACTATCCTATTTAGTCTAAATGATAATTCAACAATACCCCATCAGAATAAATTTTATGACTTAGACATTGATAATGCCAAAATTAAAAGCATAATAACTGGTGGAACAACAGGTGCTATCTTAGGTTTCCTACCGGGATTTGGACCAGCTCAAGGAAGTGTTATTGCTCAATCTGCAAGTGGACAGTCAAATAATGATGATGAAAACACAACTAATTTTTTATTGGCAATTTCTGGATTAAATACATCCGACTGTTTATTTTCTTTAATTGCAATTTATCTTATTGGAAATCCCAGAAGCGGAATAGCGGTTTATATGTCTTATTTAATATCTGAATTTAACCTGTCTCATTTAATTGTCTTTATTTTTGCTTCTTTAATAGCTGTTTCACTATCATTAGCTTTATGTCTAAAATTAGGAGATTCATTTTCAAAATTAATGAGTGGCATAGACTATAGAAAGTTATCTATAGCAGTGATTATCTTACAAGTTATACTGCTCTACATTTTTGGCCTATACTATCAAGCCCCACTTCCATACCTAACCTTAATGTTAGTAACTTCCGCAGCTATGGGACTTTTACCTCACTACTTGGATGTGGGCAAGTCTCATTTGATGGGTGTTTTAATAATTCCAGCCATCATAATTTACATGCAAATGTTTCAAAGTTAA